A genome region from Setaria italica strain Yugu1 chromosome III, Setaria_italica_v2.0, whole genome shotgun sequence includes the following:
- the LOC101767152 gene encoding protein ENHANCED DOWNY MILDEW 2, whose amino-acid sequence MAPVDTSRSDPRRPERGGGIDQKRSKPKPRYDGDDFCAICDNGGDVTCCDGGCQRSFHLTDENSERSRCRLILGLTKEQAEMILAADDKDFICKNCKYKQHQCFACGELESSDLSSEPKVFQCEVDDCGRFYHPKCVAKLLYPESKLEASFFAVQVAAREKFTCPIHECIVCKGVENKNHRNMQFAVCRRCPTTYHRKCLPSNIPFETKKGPNGYMQRAWDEWEGPDGHVIPRDRILIYCTKHEIIKKLGTPKRNHIIFPDVKKLRVPKRLVDPPNEKGIPEEEVLKNASPEPSQSPPAVASDRNQCSCSGPFDSFAPESLFRHPYPGTCGWLGD is encoded by the exons ATGGCTCCAGTGGATACCTCGCGGAGCGATCCTAGGAGGCCGGAGAGAGGTGGTGGCATCGACCAAAAGCGCAGTAAGCCCAAGCCACGATATGAT GGAGATGATTTTTGTGCAATATGTGACAATGGTGGTGATGTAACTTG CTGTGATGGTGGATGCCAGAGGTCTTTCCACCTGACCGATGAAAACAGTGAACGATCTAGGTGCAGATTAATCCTTGGGCTAACCAAAGAACAGGCAGAG ATGATCCTTGCTGCTGATGATAAAGATTTTATATGCAAGAACTGCAAGTATAAGCAGCATCAATGTTTTGCTTGTGGAGAGTTGGAATCTTCAGACTTGTCATCTGAACCTAAG GTATTCCAATGTGAGGTTGATGATTGTGGGCGCTTTTACCACCCTAAATGTGTTGCTAAACTGCTCTACCCGGAAAGCAAACTCGAGGCCTCATTTTTCGCTGTCCAAGTTGCAGCCAGAGAAAAATTCACTTGTCCTATTCATGAATGTATTGTGTGCAAGGGAGTGGAGAACAAGAATCATAGGAACATGCAATTTGCAGTATGCAGACGCTGCCCAACTACATACCACCGGAAGTGCTTGCCAAG TAACATCCCCTTTGAAACGAAGAAAGGTCCCAATGGCTACATGCAAAGGGCGTGGGATGAGTGGGAGGGACCAGATGGACATGTTATTCCTCGTGATCGTATTTTGATCTACTGCAC GAAGCATGAGATCATAAAAAAGTTAGGAACTCCCAAGAGGAATCACATCATCTTTCCAGATGTCAAAAAACTCCGTGTACCCAAAAGGCTTGTAGATCCACCTAATGAAAAAGGTATACCTGAGGAAGAAGTGCTCAAGAACGCCTCACCTGAACCATCTCAATCTCCCCCGGCAGTTGCAAGTGATCGGAATCAGTGCTCCTGTTCTGGGCCCTTCGACTCATTTGCACCAGAATCCTTGTTTAGGCATCCATATCCAGGAACTTGTGGTTGGCTTGGTGACTGA